The Coffea arabica cultivar ET-39 chromosome 1e, Coffea Arabica ET-39 HiFi, whole genome shotgun sequence genome has a window encoding:
- the LOC113741389 gene encoding chorismate mutase 2-like yields the protein MHYEIDTLNSQRSWVLSRRIHYGKFVAEVKFKDASEEYSPAIQAKDRDALMKLLTFESVEEMVKKRVEKKAKVFGQEVNLTNDAGNGKCKIDPSVLPCLYGEWVMPLTKHVEVEYLLRRLD from the coding sequence ATGCATTATGAAATAGACACCTTGAACTCCCAAAGAAGTTGGGTACTCTCTAGAAGGATTCACTATGGAAAATTTGTTGCTGAGGTAAAATTCAAGGATGCTTCTGAAGAATATTCACCTGCAATTCAAGCCAAGGATAGAGATGCTCTGATGAAGCTTTTGACATTTGAAAGTGTCGAGGAGATGGTGAAGAAGAGGGTGGAGAAGAAAGCAAAGGTGTTTGGGCAAGAAGTGAACCTCACCAACGATGCTGGCAATGGAAAGTGCAAGATCGATCCATCTGTTCTTCCTTGCCTATATGGAGAGTGGGTCATGCCTCTGACCAAACATGTTGAAGTGGAATATCTTCTGCGTCGTCTAGACTGA
- the LOC113741397 gene encoding uncharacterized protein encodes MAQAIEVATKIANGELETGRGLNQIGTLKQARDTHWSSHLDSISSLLKMFNATWVVLSNIAVDGGSYSQRGDANFVLNQLLSFKFVFTLHLMKDIVEITHLFCIALQRKSQDILNAKYLVSSTTKLLKNFRDSGWDDFLISVEHYYQMDIFLATIDYQLQELHSRFNDHTVELFVLSTALDPRNGFMLFKIDDICKLAEKFYLNDFMEQELVRLRIELQHFELDIPNHHELQELSGIMSYVKTW; translated from the exons ATGGCTCAAGCAATTGAAGTTGCTACTAAGATTGCTAATGGTGAACTTGAAACTGGAAGGGGGCTTAATCAAATTGGCACTTTAAAACAAGCTAGAGATACTCATTGGAGTTCTCATTTGGATTCTATTTCTAGTTTACTGAAAATGTTCAATGCTACTTGGGTGGTTTTAAGTAACATTGCAGTAGATGGAGGTTCATACTCTCAACGTGGAGAtgcaaattttgttttgaatcAGTTGTTAtcttttaagtttgttttcacTTTGCATCTTATGAAAGACATTGTGGAAATTACTCATCTTTTTTGTATAGCATTGCAACGTAAATCTCAAGATATTTTGAATGCAAAGTATCTTGTCTCAAGCACAACAAAGCTACTAAAGAATTTTCGAGATTCGGGATGGGATGATTTCTTG ATTAGTGTGGAGCATTATTATCAAATGGATATATTTCTTGCAACAATTGATTATCAATTGCAAGAGTTACATAGCAGGTTTAATGATCATACCGTGGAATTGTTTGTTTTGAGCACTGCTTTAGATCCTAGAAATGGATTTATGCTGTTCAAGATTGATGATATTTGTAAACTTGCAGAGAAGTTCTATCTgaatgattttatggagcaagaaCTAGTACGTCTAAGAATAGAACTTCAACATTTTGAACTTgacattccaaatcatcatGAATTGCAAGAATTATCTGGTATTATGAGTTATGTCAAGACTtggtga